The genomic segment GCTCCTATCGTAGTAGGACTGGATCCGATGCTCAACTATATCCCGCAGCATATTCAGAAGAAAGCTTTTTCTGAACTGGGGGAAACATTAGAGGGAGCAGCAGAAGCTATCTGGCAGTATAATAAAGGAATCGTTGATGCGATCAGCGATCTGATCCCTGCAGTGAAACCACAGATCGCAATGTATGAGCAGTTTGGTATTCCGGGCTTAATGGCATATAAGAACACCATTGATTATTGCAAAGAAAAAGGTCTGGTAGTTATTGGAGATATCAAACGAGGTGACATTGGTTCCACATCTGCTGCATATGCAGTCGGACATCTGGGTAAAGTTCAGGTGGGAAGTAACAGAATCGCAGGTTTTGACGAAGATTTTGCGACAATCAATCCATATATGGGATCTGACAGTGTCAACCCGTTTATCGATGTATGTAAAGAAGAGAACAAAGGGCTTTTTGTACTCGTAAAAACATCCAATCCGTCCAGCGGAGAGTTTCAGGACAGAATCATTGACGGACGTCCGCTTTATGAGTGGGTTGGAGAGAAGGTTGCCCAGTGGGGAGAATCACATATGGGAAATGAATACAGCTATGTAGGTGCTGTAGTAGGTGCAACCTATCCGGAAATGGGAAAAACTCTCCGTAAGATCATGCCGAAAACCTTCATCCTGGTACCGGGATATGGTGCACAGGGCGGAAAAGGTGCCGATCTTGTTCATTTCTTTAATGAAGACGGACTTGGTGCGATCGTCAATTCCTCCAGAGGAATCATTGCAGCTTACAAACAGGAAAAATATGCTTCCTTTGGTGAATTAAATTATGCAGATGCATCCCGCCAGGCGGTAAAAGATATGATTGAAGACATCAGTACTGCTTTAAACAATCGCTAGGAGGCATGAAATGAGCGAAAAGACAAGAGAAATCTGCACTGTTGTAAGTCAGGAGAGCATTGGTGCAGGCATTTACAGTATGTGGATCCAGACTGACAGAATTGCAGCAGATGCGAAACCAGGACAGTTTGTATCTCTTTATACAAATGATAAATCCAAAATTCTTCCCAGACCGATCAGTCTTTGTGAGATTGACAAAGAAAATGGCCGTCTTCATCTGGTTTACAGAGTGACCGGACAGGGAACCGGAACCGATGAATTTTCACAGATGAAAGCCGGAGATACCATTCCGGTACTGGGACCTCTGGGAAATGGTTTTCCTGTAGAGAAGGCTGAGGGGAAAAAAGTTTTCCTTATGGGTGGTGGAATCGGTGTTCCTCCGATCCTGGAACTTGCAAAGCAGATGAAATGTGAGAAAAAACAGATCATTGCAGGATACAGGGACTGTCATACGTTCCTCAGAGAGGAATTTGAGGCGGCGGGAACACTTTATATTGCCACAGAGGATGGCAGTGTGGGAACAAAGGGCAATGTTATGGATGCTATCAGAGAGAATGCTCTGGAAGCGGACGTGATCTATGCCTGCGGACCAACTCCGATGCTTCGTGCAATCAAGAAATATGCCGAAGAAAATGGGATTGAATGTTATATTTCCCTGGAGGAACGTATGGCATGCGGAATCGGTGCCTGCCTTGCCTGTGTGTGCAAATCCAGAGAAAAAGATGCACATAGCAATGTGAATAATAAGAGAATCTGCAAGGATGGCCCGGTATTTCTTTCTACGGAGGTGGAAATCTGATGGATATGAGTGTAAATATTGCCGGCGTAGAGTGGAAAAATCCGGTAACAGTGGCATCCGGAACCTTTGGTTCAGGAGCAGAATTTGCTGATTATGTAGATATTAATAAGCTGGGAGCAGTGACAACCAAGGGCGTAGCCAATGTCCCGTGGGTCGGAAATCCGACTCCGCGTGTGGCTGAAGTTTACGGAGGCATGATGAATGCGATTGGTCTGCAGAATCCTGGTATCGATCTTTTCTGTGAGAGGGATATTCCTTTTTTGAAACAGTATGATACAAAGATCATTGTAAATGTATGCGGTCATGCGCCGGAAGAATATCTGGCAGTGGTGGAACGTTTGGCAGATCAGCCAATTGATATGATGGAGATTAATATTTCCTGCCCGAATGTAAATGCAGGATTCCTTGCATTTGGTCAGGATGCACATCATGTAGAGGAACTTACCGCTCAGATCAAAAAGATTGCAAAACAGCCTGTGATCATGAAGTTAACACC from the Blautia wexlerae DSM 19850 genome contains:
- a CDS encoding dihydroorotate dehydrogenase electron transfer subunit, whose translation is MSEKTREICTVVSQESIGAGIYSMWIQTDRIAADAKPGQFVSLYTNDKSKILPRPISLCEIDKENGRLHLVYRVTGQGTGTDEFSQMKAGDTIPVLGPLGNGFPVEKAEGKKVFLMGGGIGVPPILELAKQMKCEKKQIIAGYRDCHTFLREEFEAAGTLYIATEDGSVGTKGNVMDAIRENALEADVIYACGPTPMLRAIKKYAEENGIECYISLEERMACGIGACLACVCKSREKDAHSNVNNKRICKDGPVFLSTEVEI
- the pyrF gene encoding orotidine-5'-phosphate decarboxylase translates to MINKLIENIKKTNAPIVVGLDPMLNYIPQHIQKKAFSELGETLEGAAEAIWQYNKGIVDAISDLIPAVKPQIAMYEQFGIPGLMAYKNTIDYCKEKGLVVIGDIKRGDIGSTSAAYAVGHLGKVQVGSNRIAGFDEDFATINPYMGSDSVNPFIDVCKEENKGLFVLVKTSNPSSGEFQDRIIDGRPLYEWVGEKVAQWGESHMGNEYSYVGAVVGATYPEMGKTLRKIMPKTFILVPGYGAQGGKGADLVHFFNEDGLGAIVNSSRGIIAAYKQEKYASFGELNYADASRQAVKDMIEDISTALNNR
- a CDS encoding dihydroorotate dehydrogenase codes for the protein MDMSVNIAGVEWKNPVTVASGTFGSGAEFADYVDINKLGAVTTKGVANVPWVGNPTPRVAEVYGGMMNAIGLQNPGIDLFCERDIPFLKQYDTKIIVNVCGHAPEEYLAVVERLADQPIDMMEINISCPNVNAGFLAFGQDAHHVEELTAQIKKIAKQPVIMKLTPNVTDITEIAKGAEAGGADAVSLINTLTGMKIDINRKTFALANKTGGVSGPIVKPIAVRMVYQVAQAVNIPIIGMGGISCAEDAIEFILAGASAVSVGTANFHNPAVTLDVIDGIEAYMKKNGFNSVKEMVGIVK